The stretch of DNA TGCTTGGCCGACTGGCGCACCAGCGGCTTGGCGCGGAACGCCACACCCAGGCCGGCCAGCGACAGCATCGGCAGGTCGTTGGCGCCATCGCCCACGGCGATGGTCTGGTCCAGCTGCAGGCCTTCTTCGTTGGCCAGTTGCTGCAGCAGGTCAGCCTTGCGCTGGGCATCGACAATCGGCTCCACGGCCACGCCGGTCACCTTGCCATCGACCACTTCCAGTTCATTGGCGAATACGTAATCAATGCCCAGGCGCGCCTGCACCTGCTTGGCGAAGTACGAGAAGCCACCGGACAGGATCGCCGTCTTGTAGCCCAGGCGCTTGAGCTCGGCGAACAGGTTTTCAGCACCTTCAGTCAGGCGCAGGGAAGCACCGATCTCGTCGAGCACACCGACATCCAGGCCTTTAAGCAGCGCCATGCGCTCCTTGAAACTGGCGCGGAAATCCAGCTCGCCACGCATGGCGCGCTCGGTGATCGCGGCAACCTGTTCGCCCACACCGGCCGCCTTGGCCAGCTCGTCGATGACTTCAGCCTCGATCAGCGTCGAGTCCATGTCGAATACCGCCAGGCGGCGGTTGCGGCGGAACAGGTCATCCTTCTGGAACGCGATGTCGATGTTCAGCTCTTCGGCCAGCGCGAAGAAGTCGGCACGCAATGCCTGGGCGTCGCTCGGCACGCCGCGCACGGAAATTTCCAGCGCCGCCTTGCCCTTCTCGCTCGGAGCACCCAGCGCAACCCGCGCCGACAGGCGCTCGATGCGCTCGATGGTCAGGTCGTACTGGCTGATGACTGCGCTGACGCGTTGCAGTTGCTCGGGGGTGATCTTGCGGCTGAGCAAGGTCACGATATGCCGCGCTTCGCCCTGGGCATCGGCCCAGTGCTGATAGTCGGCCTCGGAGATCGGCGTATAACGCGCTTGCAGGTTCAGCTCGTGGGCCTTGGACTGCACGCTTTGCAGTAGACTGGTGGCCACTTCGTTGTCGGGGATATCGACCAGAATGCCGAACGACAGGGTGCCGTGCATCACCGCCAGGCCGATGTCGAGGATGTTCACACCGCCCTGGAGCAGGACGCCGGTAATGGCGGCGGTAAGACCGGGACGGTCCTCACCGGTGATGTTGATCAGAACGATTTCGCGCACAACCTGGCTCCGACTTCGATGAAAAATGCGCATTCTACCGATTTTCCATGACCATCGGGCGCCAACTCTACTTTGCCGACAAAACACTGCTCGCTATACTGCCCAACACTTTTATGCCATTAAGAGCCGAGCTCTGTGAACCGGCCCACGCCCGTCAAAACCGACAACTTCTTCATCATGATCTTCCGAGCCCTGCGCCAACGTCGCGTGCCCCTGGCACTGCGCATCGCCACCACCAACATTTTCCTGGTGGCGCTGGCGCTGGTGATCTACGCCTGCGTGATGGGCCTGCAGTTCAAGCAGGCCATGCACGAGCAGGCTGACGCCCTCGGCCAGAGCCTGACCACCCAGACCGCCACCTCGGCAACCGAGCTGCTGGTGTCCAATGACATCCTCAGCCTCAACGTGCTGTTGGGTAACCTGGTGAAGAACCCGCTGGTGGCCCATGCGGCCATCTACAGCGTGGACAACCGCATCCTCGCCGAGGCCGGTCAACGTCCACGCAACAGCCTGCTGGGTGAAGCTGAAGGCCTGTACCAGACCAAGATCACGTTCCAGGACGTGACCGCCGGTCAGCTGCGCATCAGCCTGGACATGAGCCAGTTCCAGCAGCCGATGCTGATCAGCCTGCAAAGCATGGGCATCCTCGCCGCCATCCTGCTGGCCCTGGCGCTGAGCCTGAGCCTGCGCCAAGGCCGCCACATCACCCTGCCGCTGTTGCAGCTACGGGTGTGGCTGCGTGACCCGCACCCATACACCCCGGCCATCGACCGTCAGGACGAGATCGGCGACATCGCCCGCCAGCTGCACGCCCGCCTGGCGCCGCCACCTCCGCCCGAGCCGGAACCGGAAGAGGAAGAGTACGAAGACGAGTTCGACGCGCCGCACGACGAAGCTCCAGCCAAGCCGGCCCAGCGCGCCAGGGCCGTGGTCCAGGCGGACGAGGATGACGACGAAGCCTTCGCCGGGCTGCTGGATGACGAGGAGCAACCGGCGCCCAAACCTGCCGTGGTCGAATCCGACGAGCCACAGAATACCGCCGTGCTAGCCGTTCAACTGGGCTCCCAGGAGCAACTGCGTCGCTTGCCGCGCACGCGCCTGACCGAGCTGCTGGAGCGCTACCGTGGCTGCCTGGAGCAGGCTGCATCGCTGTATGAGGGCGAAATCCACACCCTCAACGATGGCAGCACCCTGGTGCTGTTCCACAGCCGCGACTGCGGCGAGGATTACCTGACCAACGCAATCTGCTGCGGCGAGCTGCTACGTGCGCTGGGCCATGCCCTGCAGATCGAAGTGGCCGACAGCGGTATCACCCTGCAACTGCAGCTGGGCCTGGCCCTGGGCGACGATCTGCAAGGGCTGGAGCAGGTCGACCTGCTGATGGCCGAGAAGGCCCAGGATGCCCTGGCGCTGTCGCAGCACAGCCGCAACCTGCTGCTGGTGGAGCGGCAGATCAGTGATGACGAGCTGATCCGCAAGCGCGCCCGTATTCGGCCGATTGCCAGCCCTGAAGGCGCTTGCTGCGTGGAGCGGTTGATGGAGCCTTACCCGTCGATGCTGGAGCGCCAGCTGGCGCGGATGCACGAGCGCCGGGCTTGATTTGAGATCCTTGGGGCCGCTCTGCGGCCCTTTCGCGACACAAGGCCGCTCCCACAAGGGATCGCAGTCTCTTGTAGGAGCGGCCTTGTGTCGCGAAAGGGCTGCGGAGCGGCCCCAGCAATTTCAGCCATGTCTAGTCCTGAAATAGGTTTACACCTGTTCAGGTAGGCCGACAGGCCTCAAAACGCCCGATGCACTGCATCGGGCGTTTTGTTTTTCAGGGCCATATAGGGCCGTTCTGTGTTGTAGATCTGCACTGCCTCGTCAACCATCTGTCTCGCCTGCTCAAGATCTTCAGGGCTGCTCAACAGCAGCTCCATCTTGAGGATTCCGTTGATTCGCTCGGCCAGCGCGTTCTGGTAGCAGTCATACCCATCAGTCATGGAGCACTGAACATCGTGCCGTTGGTGCAGTGACTGGTACAGCGCCGAGCAATATTGGATGCCTCGATCCGAATGGTGGACTAATGGCTGGCGACGACGTCGCTTTCGTAATGCCTGCTTGAAGGCTTGCGCCACTGACTCGGCATGCAGGCTTTCATGGACGTGGTGGCCAACAATTTTCCTGGAGTACGCATCCGTTACCAGGCTCAGGTACAGCGGGCCGTTACGTGCGGGCAGGTAAGTAATATCGGCAACCCAGACGTGCTCCGGCCTTGTCGGAACGACTTGGCTTGGGCCCGGCTTGAGTAAGTTGGGATGGCGGTAGAAGCGATGAAAGCTTTGTGTTGTCTTGTGGTAGGCCCGCTTAGGCAGCACCAGCAAACGGCGCTCTCCCAAGACTTGGAACAGCCTATCTCGGCCAACTTGGAACCGTTTGTCAGGTTGGCAATGCAGCAGATAGTGCAGCTTGCGTGTACCCAGACGAGGCTGGCGCATCCGGACTTGCTGAACAAACTCAACCACCTGATCTGCCTGGCGCTCTTTGCCATCAGCAGTTCGGTTGCGCTTGTAGTAAGCCTGTCGACTGATGCCTAGAAACTGACAAGCCCTGGCAATGCTCAGTCCTGCGACTTGACCTTGCGAGAGGACTTGCCGGATCGCTTTTTTACGACCGAAACACCATAGTCATTTTTCAGAACATCAACGACCGTCTCAAAAAACTGGGCCTTCTGGCTCATCAGTTCCAACTGTTGCTCAAGCTCTTTGATCCGCTGCTCTGGAGTGAGCGTTTTGGGGTCAGACATCGCGCAGCTCCTCTCGTCGCGGATCGAGGCCCCCTGGCTCCAATCCTGCCGACCGTGCTTACGCAACCATACCAGAACCGTCGACCGACCCTGGATGCCATACCGCACCTGGGCCTGTTTGTAGGTCAGTTCGCCTTTTTCAATCTGATCAACCACCGCCAATTTAAAAGACAGTGAGTAATCTCTCTGTGTGCGCTTTACACCTTGCTCCATCTGACTCTCCGGAAATTCGGGATGGGAGGTGTAAACCTTATTCAGGACGGGACACCACCCACAAAAAAGCCCGCGAAGATGCGGGCTTTTTTGTGGGTGGCTACTCGATCAGAACCGATAGACTTCCATATCGGTGCGAATCGGCGAAGCCATCGGGATCTTCGACTTCTCTGGCTCTTTCTTGACCTGTACCGGTGCTGCCTGTTTCTTGGGTGCTTCTTCAGCAACCGCAGGCTGATTGGCCAGCGGCTTGACCGCCACGCTCAACTGTTCGGCCAGTTTCTGCAGCAACTGCCCCTGGGCTTGGACCTGGGACGATTCGCTACCCTCATGCGGCTGCTCAAGGTGAACGATACGGTTGTCACGCACATGGCCACGGCG from Pseudomonas putida encodes:
- a CDS encoding AhpA/YtjB family protein; translation: MNRPTPVKTDNFFIMIFRALRQRRVPLALRIATTNIFLVALALVIYACVMGLQFKQAMHEQADALGQSLTTQTATSATELLVSNDILSLNVLLGNLVKNPLVAHAAIYSVDNRILAEAGQRPRNSLLGEAEGLYQTKITFQDVTAGQLRISLDMSQFQQPMLISLQSMGILAAILLALALSLSLRQGRHITLPLLQLRVWLRDPHPYTPAIDRQDEIGDIARQLHARLAPPPPPEPEPEEEEYEDEFDAPHDEAPAKPAQRARAVVQADEDDDEAFAGLLDDEEQPAPKPAVVESDEPQNTAVLAVQLGSQEQLRRLPRTRLTELLERYRGCLEQAASLYEGEIHTLNDGSTLVLFHSRDCGEDYLTNAICCGELLRALGHALQIEVADSGITLQLQLGLALGDDLQGLEQVDLLMAEKAQDALALSQHSRNLLLVERQISDDELIRKRARIRPIASPEGACCVERLMEPYPSMLERQLARMHERRA
- the serB gene encoding phosphoserine phosphatase SerB, which encodes MREIVLINITGEDRPGLTAAITGVLLQGGVNILDIGLAVMHGTLSFGILVDIPDNEVATSLLQSVQSKAHELNLQARYTPISEADYQHWADAQGEARHIVTLLSRKITPEQLQRVSAVISQYDLTIERIERLSARVALGAPSEKGKAALEISVRGVPSDAQALRADFFALAEELNIDIAFQKDDLFRRNRRLAVFDMDSTLIEAEVIDELAKAAGVGEQVAAITERAMRGELDFRASFKERMALLKGLDVGVLDEIGASLRLTEGAENLFAELKRLGYKTAILSGGFSYFAKQVQARLGIDYVFANELEVVDGKVTGVAVEPIVDAQRKADLLQQLANEEGLQLDQTIAVGDGANDLPMLSLAGLGVAFRAKPLVRQSAKQAISTLGLDGVLYLLGLRDRDARG
- a CDS encoding IS3 family transposase (programmed frameshift), yielding MEQGVKRTQRDYSLSFKLAVVDQIEKGELTYKQAQVRYGIQGRSTVLVWLRKHGRQDWSQGASIRDERSCAMSDPKTLTPEQRIKELEQQLELMSQKAQFFETVVDVLKNDYGVSVGKKAIRQVLSQGQVAGLSIARACQFLGISRQAYYKRNRTADGKERQADQVVEFVQQVRMRQPRLGTRKLHYLLHCQPDKRFQVGRDRLFQVLGERRLLVLPKRAYHKTTQSFHRFYRHPNLLKPGPSQVVPTRPEHVWVADITYLPARNGPLYLSLVTDAYSRKIVGHHVHESLHAESVAQAFKQALRKRRRRQPLVHHSDRGIQYCSALYQSLHQRHDVQCSMTDGYDCYQNALAERINGILKMELLLSSPEDLEQARQMVDEAVQIYNTERPYMALKNKTPDAVHRAF